A single region of the Dunckerocampus dactyliophorus isolate RoL2022-P2 chromosome 3, RoL_Ddac_1.1, whole genome shotgun sequence genome encodes:
- the LOC129178620 gene encoding complement C1q tumor necrosis factor-related protein 4-like yields MQRKVDIPGKKPQKTFIRLVATILLTFIFGLLFIGMASALPNLQNQTEPVDQQDAAEAPITEDPQTLKAHVDKLVVVSVSGGDLSVSGGDTRKSENLVLDEVYVNAGNAYDTQTGVFTAPCKGVYFFTLSCHTDGGIISLGVFRKTLNGTREWMMQVSDNTKDTDHSCTVSRMIHLEKGDGVHVKRYGGHDLQRHNGQTVFSVILVDPLQNLKAHVEGLDDVADSHKVAFSASGGNIRKNDKLVLDGVYVNMGDGYDNSTGIFTAPYEGIYFFTLTCHAFDGNISLLVCKKVDGNVDWMMRVYDNTKDERHSATNSRMIRLEKGDEVYVRPYGGHDLQQHNGQTVFSGFLIEPMQNPEARVDKLDEVGDKPKVAVSVGGGDIKMNDKLVFGHVYVNVGDAYDRMTGVFTANYEGIYFFTLSCFTFEGGIINVGVFRKKMDGISECMMKVSDFTKYKRHGATTSRMMHLEKGDKVYVTPYGNHTLVLHQRKMIFSGFLINPV; encoded by the exons ATGCAGAGGAAGGTCGACATACCGGGAAAGAAGCCTCAAAAGACGTTTATCCGCCTGGTGGCTACCATCCTCTTGACCTTCATCTTTGGACTCCTCTTCATCGGCATGGCATCGGCCCTGCCTAACCTGCAGAATCAAACAGAACCTGTGGACCAGCAGGATGCTGCAGAAGCACCAATAACTGAGGATCCTCag ACTCTGAAAGCGCACGTGGACAAGCTGGTGGTGGTCTCAGTATCAGGGGGTGACCTCTCAGTATCAGGGGGCGACACAAGGAAAAGTGAGAACTTGGTCTTGGATGAAGTGTACGTCAACGCGGGCAATGCCTATGACACCCAGACAG GTGTCTTCACAGCCCCCTGCAAGGGCGTCTACTTCTTCACCTTGAGCTGCCACACGGATGGTGGGATCATTAGTCTCGGTGTGTTTAGGAAGACACTGAATGGGACCCGCGAGTGGATGATGCAGGTGTCTGACAACACCAAAGATACGGACCATAGTTGCACCGTCAGCAGGATGATACACCTGGAGAAGGGAGACGGGGTGCATGTCAAGCGTTATGGCGGCCACGATCTCCAACGTCATAACGGACAAACAGTTTTCAGCGTCATCCTCGTGGATCCCCTGCAGAATCTGAAAGCACACGTGGAGGGGCTGGATGACGTGGCAG ACAGTCATAAGGTGGCCTTCTCAGCGTCAGGGGGCAATATAAGGAAAAATGACAAGCTGGTCTTGGACGGAGTGTACGTCAACATGGGTGATGGCTATGACAACAGCACAG GCATTTTCACAGCCCCCTACGAGGGCATCTACTTCTTCACCTTAACCTGCCACGCGTTCGATGGGAACATTAGTCTACTGGTGTGTAAGAAGGTGGATGGGAATGTCGATTGGATGATGCGAGTGTATGACAACACCAAAGATGAGCGCCACAGTGCCACCAACAGCAGGATGATCCGCCTCGAGAAGGGAGACGAGGTGTACGTCAGGCCGTACGGTGGCCATGATCTTCAACAACATAACGGACAAACGGTTTTCAGCGGCTTCCTCATCGAGCCCATGCAGAATCCGGAAGCACGTGTGGACAAGCTCGATGAAGTTGGAG ACAAACCTAAGGTGGCGGTCTCTGTAGGAGGGGGCGACATAAAGATGAATGACAAGTTGGTGTTTGGCCATGTGTACGTCAATGTGGGTGACGCCTATGACAGAATGACAG GCGTTTTCACAGCCAACTACGAGGGCATCTACTTCTTCACCTTAAGCTGCTTCACGTTTGAAGGAGGGATCATTAATGTTGGCGTGTttcggaagaagatggatgggatcAGCGAGTGCATGATGAAGGTGTCTGACTTCACCAAATATAAGCGGCACGGTGCCACCACCAGCAGGATGATGCACCTGGAGAAGGGAGACAAGGTGTATGTCACGCCTTATGGTAACCATACTCTTGTACTTCATCAAAGAAAAATGATTTTCAGCGGCTTCCTCATCAATCCCGTGTAA